One genomic window of Streptomyces sp. WP-1 includes the following:
- a CDS encoding MFS transporter, with protein sequence MVTDTRPRPSVRRGFALLTSERPRPEAIRARPNGWWLAVAAVCFGAFMGQLDASIVTLTYGGLRTGFDASLAAVEWVSLAYLLALVALLVPAGRLADAHGRKLLYLYGFAVFTLASAACGFAPSLWALVAFRVVQAAGAAMMQANSVALVTTSAPRERMRGALGVQAAAQALGLALGPTVGGALVSTLGWRWVFWVNVPVGVVALVGGHYLLPRTRSRTRVTRFDWPGLLLLAVATTGTLMGVSAASGLPVPGWGVAALFVVAAGAGRAFVRRQRRAAAPLLDLALLRVRAVAYGLAGALSGYLVLFGPLVLVPVVLTARGVSELTAGLVLTALPAGFALAATGCDRVLPRGLSDRGRCLAGAAVFTAASAALLVVPPGIGELVPVLAVTGLGLGMFTPANNALIMGAIPARSSGTGGGLVNMTRGLGTALGVALVTLALQAGGGGSTGRDGIRAAVVVLVVASVVAVGAAWFGAREGVRGGVREGREGV encoded by the coding sequence ATGGTCACCGACACGCGACCGCGCCCGTCCGTACGGCGGGGGTTCGCGCTGCTCACCTCGGAGCGGCCCCGCCCCGAGGCGATCCGCGCCCGGCCGAACGGCTGGTGGCTGGCCGTGGCCGCGGTGTGCTTCGGCGCGTTCATGGGCCAGCTGGACGCCAGCATCGTCACGCTCACCTACGGCGGGCTGCGCACCGGCTTCGACGCCTCGCTCGCGGCCGTCGAGTGGGTCTCGCTGGCCTATCTGCTCGCCCTGGTGGCGCTGCTGGTGCCCGCCGGCCGCCTTGCCGACGCCCACGGCCGCAAACTGCTCTACCTGTACGGCTTCGCCGTCTTCACGCTCGCCTCCGCGGCCTGCGGCTTCGCGCCCTCGCTCTGGGCCCTCGTGGCGTTCCGCGTGGTCCAGGCGGCCGGCGCGGCCATGATGCAGGCCAACAGCGTGGCACTGGTGACCACCAGCGCGCCCCGCGAGCGGATGCGCGGCGCGCTCGGCGTCCAGGCCGCGGCGCAGGCCCTGGGGCTGGCTTTGGGTCCGACGGTCGGGGGCGCCCTGGTGTCCACCCTGGGCTGGCGCTGGGTGTTCTGGGTGAACGTGCCCGTCGGTGTCGTCGCGCTCGTCGGCGGCCACTATCTGCTGCCCCGCACCCGGTCCCGTACCCGGGTCACCCGCTTCGACTGGCCGGGGCTCCTGCTGCTGGCCGTCGCCACCACCGGCACCCTGATGGGCGTCTCCGCGGCCTCCGGGCTGCCGGTGCCCGGCTGGGGCGTGGCCGCGCTGTTCGTCGTCGCGGCCGGCGCCGGACGGGCCTTCGTACGACGCCAGCGGCGGGCGGCCGCTCCCCTGCTCGACCTCGCCCTGCTGCGGGTACGGGCGGTGGCGTACGGCCTGGCGGGCGCCCTGAGCGGCTACCTGGTGCTGTTCGGGCCGCTGGTGCTGGTGCCCGTCGTGCTCACCGCGCGGGGCGTGTCCGAGCTGACGGCGGGGCTGGTGCTCACCGCGCTGCCGGCCGGGTTCGCGCTGGCCGCGACGGGGTGCGACCGGGTGCTGCCGCGCGGCCTCTCGGACCGGGGGCGGTGCCTGGCCGGGGCGGCGGTCTTCACGGCGGCGTCGGCCGCGCTGCTGGTGGTGCCGCCGGGGATCGGTGAGCTGGTGCCGGTGCTCGCGGTGACCGGGCTGGGGCTGGGGATGTTCACCCCGGCCAACAACGCGCTGATCATGGGCGCGATACCCGCGCGGTCGTCCGGGACGGGCGGGGGGCTCGTGAACATGACCCGGGGGCTGGGAACGGCGCTCGGGGTCGCGCTGGTCACGCTCGCCTTGCAGGCGGGGGGTGGCGGGAGCACGGGCCGGGACGGGATCCGGGCGGCCGTGGTGGTGCTGGTGGTGGCGTCGGTCGTGGCGGTGGGGGCGGCTTGGTTCGGGGCGAGGGAGGGGGTGAGGGGTGGGGTGCGGGAGGGGCGTGAGGGGGTGTGA
- a CDS encoding DUF3662 and FHA domain-containing protein, whose product MGVLKKFEQRLEGLVNGTFAKVFKSEVQPVEIAGALQRECDNNATIWNRDRTVVPNDFIVELSAPDYERLSPYSGQLGDELAGMVRDYAKQQRYTFMGPIKVNLEKAEDLDTGLYRVRSRTLASSSDQQAGPSAQGAQGQGHAAAPGRSGQDGYGYPPAMPAGAPPMPAAPPPGARPGGYGYPQPATQRPAAAPMSGGRTRYWIEINGTRHQISRATLVLGRSTEADVRIDDPGVSRRHCEIRTGTPSTIQDLGSTNGIVVDGQHTTRATLRDGSRIVVGSTTVIYRQAEG is encoded by the coding sequence ATGGGAGTCCTGAAGAAGTTCGAGCAGCGTCTCGAAGGTCTGGTGAACGGCACCTTCGCCAAGGTCTTCAAGTCCGAGGTCCAGCCCGTGGAGATCGCGGGCGCGCTCCAGCGGGAGTGCGACAACAACGCGACCATCTGGAACCGCGACCGCACCGTCGTACCCAACGACTTCATCGTGGAGCTCAGCGCGCCCGACTACGAGCGCCTCAGCCCCTACTCCGGGCAGCTCGGCGACGAGCTGGCCGGCATGGTGCGTGACTACGCGAAGCAGCAGCGCTACACCTTCATGGGCCCGATCAAGGTGAACCTGGAGAAGGCCGAGGACCTGGACACCGGCCTCTACCGGGTGCGTTCGCGCACCCTCGCCTCCTCCAGCGACCAGCAGGCGGGCCCCTCGGCACAGGGAGCGCAGGGACAGGGCCACGCGGCGGCCCCGGGCCGCAGCGGCCAGGACGGGTACGGCTATCCGCCCGCCATGCCCGCCGGCGCGCCCCCCATGCCCGCCGCCCCGCCGCCCGGCGCCCGCCCCGGCGGCTACGGCTACCCGCAGCCCGCCACCCAGCGCCCCGCGGCCGCCCCGATGAGCGGCGGACGCACCCGCTACTGGATCGAGATCAACGGCACCCGCCACCAGATCTCCCGGGCGACCCTGGTGCTGGGCCGCAGCACCGAGGCCGATGTGCGGATCGACGACCCCGGCGTCTCCCGCCGGCACTGCGAGATCCGGACCGGAACGCCCTCGACGATCCAGGACCTCGGCTCCACCAACGGCATCGTGGTGGACGGCCAGCACACCACCCGCGCTACGCTCCGCGACGGCTCGCGGATCGTCGTGGGCAGCACCACCGTTATCTATAGGCAAGCCGAAGGGTGA
- a CDS encoding FHA domain-containing protein, translating into MSELTLTVMRLGFLAVLWLFVIVAVQVIRSDLFGTRVTQRGSRREAGRAQPTSGRQAARQQAAPPQQRAQQSGGGGGGRRGRNAPSKLVVTEGTLAGTTVTLQGQTITLGRAHDSTIVLDDDYASSRHARIYPDRDGQWIVEDLGSTNGTYLDRSRLTTPTPISLGAPIRIGKTVIELRK; encoded by the coding sequence ATGTCAGAGCTGACCCTCACGGTCATGCGGCTGGGTTTCCTGGCCGTACTGTGGCTGTTCGTGATCGTGGCCGTGCAGGTCATCCGCAGCGACCTGTTCGGTACGCGCGTCACTCAGCGCGGATCGCGGAGGGAGGCCGGGCGGGCCCAGCCCACGAGCGGCCGCCAGGCCGCCCGGCAGCAGGCCGCGCCCCCGCAGCAGCGCGCCCAGCAGAGCGGCGGTGGTGGCGGCGGCCGGCGCGGGCGCAACGCCCCCAGCAAGCTGGTCGTGACCGAAGGCACACTGGCCGGCACCACCGTGACGCTCCAGGGCCAGACCATCACGCTGGGCCGGGCGCACGACTCCACGATCGTGCTGGACGACGACTACGCCTCCAGCCGCCATGCCAGGATCTACCCCGACCGCGACGGCCAGTGGATCGTCGAGGACCTGGGGTCGACCAACGGCACCTACCTGGACCGGTCCCGGCTGACGACTCCCACGCCGATCTCGCTGGGCGCGCCGATCCGCATCGGCAAGACCGTCATCGAGCTGCGGAAGTAG
- a CDS encoding Stp1/IreP family PP2C-type Ser/Thr phosphatase, translating into MSLSLRFAAGSHKGMIREGNEDSGYAGPRLLAIADGMGGQAAGEVASSEVISTLVTLDDDVPGSDILTSLGVAVQRANDQLRSMVEDDPQLEGMGTTLTALLWTGQRLGMVHVGDSRAYLLRDGLLTQITQDHTWVQRLVDEGRITEEEATTHPQRSLLMRALGSGDHVEPDLSIREVRAGDRYLICSDGLSGVVSHQTMEETLASYQGPQETVQELIQLALRGGGPDNITVIVADVLDLDTGDTLAGQLSDQPVVVGAVAENQSHLHDNGIMQTPAGRASHLGRQGNGGGEFGPPGSGDSTGYVPTGSFDEYADGDFTKRKGRRWLRASLYSALALAVIGGGLYGGYRWTQTQYYVGANEEHVALYRGISQDLAWVSLSKMQQDHPEIELKYLPSYQQKQVKATIAEGGLDDARSKIQELAVQASACKKETERQDAERTQPGEPHTGKSSGTKSDTGATGTVSTAAFTQTTATTNPKTSPSTGTPGASKSPSTTPSATPSPGPTLSEDEQKVVSLCGKQ; encoded by the coding sequence ATGAGTCTGTCACTGCGCTTTGCCGCCGGTTCGCACAAGGGCATGATCCGCGAGGGCAACGAGGACTCCGGTTACGCCGGCCCCCGCCTGCTCGCGATCGCCGACGGCATGGGCGGCCAGGCGGCCGGCGAGGTCGCCTCCTCCGAGGTGATCTCCACCCTGGTCACGCTCGACGACGACGTGCCCGGCTCCGACATCCTCACCTCCCTCGGCGTGGCCGTGCAGCGCGCCAACGACCAGCTGCGCTCCATGGTCGAGGACGACCCCCAGCTCGAAGGCATGGGCACCACGCTGACCGCGCTGCTGTGGACCGGGCAGCGGCTCGGCATGGTGCACGTCGGCGACTCCCGCGCCTATCTGCTGCGCGACGGGCTGCTCACCCAGATCACGCAGGACCACACCTGGGTGCAGCGGCTCGTGGACGAGGGCCGGATCACCGAGGAGGAGGCCACCACCCATCCGCAGCGCTCGCTGCTGATGCGTGCCCTCGGCAGCGGCGACCATGTCGAGCCCGACCTGTCCATCCGCGAGGTGCGCGCCGGCGACCGGTACCTGATCTGCTCCGACGGCCTGTCCGGCGTCGTCTCCCACCAGACGATGGAGGAGACCCTCGCCAGCTACCAGGGCCCGCAGGAGACCGTGCAGGAGCTGATCCAGCTCGCGCTGCGCGGCGGCGGCCCGGACAACATCACCGTGATCGTGGCCGACGTCCTCGACCTGGACACCGGCGACACGCTCGCGGGCCAGCTGTCCGACCAGCCGGTCGTGGTCGGCGCGGTCGCCGAGAACCAGAGCCATCTGCACGACAACGGGATCATGCAGACCCCGGCCGGCCGCGCCTCCCACCTGGGCCGCCAGGGCAACGGCGGCGGCGAGTTCGGCCCGCCCGGCTCCGGCGACAGCACCGGCTACGTCCCGACCGGCAGCTTCGACGAGTACGCCGACGGCGACTTCACCAAGCGCAAGGGCCGCAGATGGCTGAGGGCGTCGCTGTACAGCGCCCTCGCCCTCGCGGTCATCGGCGGCGGCCTGTACGGCGGTTACCGCTGGACGCAGACGCAGTACTACGTCGGCGCCAACGAGGAGCACGTCGCGCTGTACCGCGGGATCAGCCAGGACCTGGCCTGGGTGTCGCTGTCGAAGATGCAGCAGGACCACCCGGAGATCGAACTCAAGTACCTGCCGTCGTACCAGCAGAAGCAGGTCAAGGCCACGATCGCCGAGGGCGGCCTCGACGACGCCCGGTCGAAGATCCAGGAACTGGCCGTGCAGGCCTCCGCCTGCAAGAAGGAGACGGAGCGCCAGGACGCCGAGCGCACCCAGCCGGGCGAGCCGCACACGGGCAAGTCCAGCGGCACCAAGTCCGACACGGGCGCCACCGGCACCGTGAGCACCGCCGCCTTCACCCAGACGACCGCGACCACGAACCCCAAGACGTCCCCGTCCACGGGCACGCCGGGAGCTTCGAAGTCTCCGTCCACGACCCCGTCCGCGACCCCCAGCCCCGGCCCCACCCTCTCGGAGGATGAGCAGAAGGTCGTCTCGCTGTGCGGTAAGCAGTAG
- a CDS encoding FtsW/RodA/SpoVE family cell cycle protein encodes MSSTTNSPTHHTSTIGAIGAPSRRNTELALLVFAVLIPVFAYANVGLAIDNQVPAGLLSYGLGLGLLAGVAHLVVRKFAPYADPLLLPLSTLLNGLGLVCIWRLDQSKALQQIHVAGGKATNQLMYTAMGIALFVAVLYFLKDHRTFQRYTYISMMCALLLLLLPLVPGLGLNVYGAKIWISVGGFTIQPGEFAKIVLAIFFAGYLMVKRDALALASRRVMGLYLPRGRDLGPILVVWAMSILILVFETDLGTSLLFFGMFVIMLYVATERTSWIVFGLLMSAAGAVGVASFEPHVKMRVQAWLDPLKEYKLSQQGVGGHSEQAMQALWAFGSGGTLGTGWGQGHSELIKFAANSDFILATFGEELGLAGLMAILLIYGLIAERGVRTALAARDPFGKLLAIGLSGAFALQVFVVAGGVMGLIPLTGMTMPFLAYGGSSVIANWALIGVLIRISDTARRPAPAPAANPDAEMTQVVRPS; translated from the coding sequence ATGAGCAGTACGACTAACTCGCCGACGCACCACACGTCCACCATCGGCGCGATCGGCGCGCCGAGCCGCCGCAACACCGAACTGGCCCTGCTGGTCTTCGCGGTGCTGATCCCGGTGTTCGCCTACGCCAACGTGGGCCTGGCCATCGACAACCAGGTGCCCGCCGGGCTGCTGAGCTACGGCCTGGGCCTCGGCCTGCTGGCCGGCGTGGCCCATCTCGTCGTACGGAAGTTCGCCCCGTACGCCGACCCGCTGCTGCTGCCGCTGTCCACCCTGCTCAACGGGCTCGGCCTGGTCTGCATCTGGCGCCTGGACCAGTCCAAGGCGCTCCAGCAGATCCATGTCGCGGGCGGCAAGGCGACCAACCAGCTCATGTACACGGCGATGGGCATCGCCCTGTTCGTGGCGGTGCTGTACTTCCTCAAGGACCACCGCACGTTCCAGCGCTACACCTACATCTCCATGATGTGCGCGCTGCTCCTGCTGCTGCTCCCGCTGGTCCCGGGCCTCGGCCTGAACGTCTACGGCGCCAAGATCTGGATCTCCGTCGGCGGTTTCACCATCCAGCCCGGTGAGTTCGCCAAGATCGTGCTGGCGATCTTCTTCGCCGGCTATCTGATGGTGAAGCGCGACGCGCTGGCCCTCGCCAGCCGCCGGGTCATGGGCCTCTACCTGCCGCGCGGCCGCGACCTCGGGCCGATCCTCGTGGTCTGGGCGATGTCCATCCTGATCCTGGTCTTCGAGACCGACCTCGGTACGTCGCTGCTGTTCTTCGGCATGTTCGTGATCATGCTGTACGTCGCCACCGAGCGGACCAGCTGGATCGTCTTCGGTCTGCTGATGTCCGCGGCCGGCGCCGTCGGCGTGGCGAGCTTCGAGCCGCACGTCAAGATGCGTGTGCAGGCATGGCTCGACCCGCTGAAGGAGTACAAGCTCTCCCAGCAGGGCGTCGGCGGCCACTCCGAGCAGGCCATGCAGGCGCTGTGGGCGTTCGGCTCCGGCGGCACCCTCGGCACCGGCTGGGGCCAGGGCCACTCCGAGCTGATCAAGTTCGCCGCCAACTCCGACTTCATCCTCGCCACCTTCGGCGAGGAGCTGGGCCTGGCCGGCCTCATGGCGATCCTGCTGATCTACGGCCTGATCGCGGAGCGCGGCGTGCGCACCGCCCTCGCCGCCCGCGACCCGTTCGGCAAGCTGCTCGCCATCGGCCTCTCGGGCGCCTTCGCGCTCCAGGTCTTCGTCGTGGCCGGCGGTGTGATGGGCCTCATCCCGCTGACCGGTATGACCATGCCGTTCCTCGCGTACGGCGGTTCGTCCGTGATCGCCAACTGGGCGCTCATCGGCGTCCTGATCCGCATCAGCGACACCGCACGCCGCCCGGCACCCGCCCCCGCAGCCAACCCCGACGCCGAGATGACCCAGGTGGTCCGCCCGTCATGA
- a CDS encoding penicillin-binding protein 2 yields the protein MNKPLRRIAIFCGLLVLALLVRDNYLQYVKADSLRTDPLNRRVAIERYSAPRGDIIVDGNPVTGSTEVKHGDFKYKRTYKNGPMWAPVTGFSSQAFGGTQLENLDDGILTGNDDRLFFRNTLDMITGKPKQGGNVVTTLNGAAQKAAYNGLKAVGGKGAVAALDPATGKILALASYPSYDPSSFAGNTDADAKARNKLLKENDPADPMLNRALRETYPPGSTFKVVTAAAALENGLYTSPDQKTNSPLPYIMPGTTTPLNNEGNLPCKDAPMRVALQYSCNTVFGKIGADLGNAKMLAEAKKFGFDAQQFTPVRSNASVFSDKMNASQTALSSIGQYNTAATPLQMAMVASAVADDGRLMKPYMVDELEASNLDPVEKTKPQEMSRPLSAQNAQLLQSMMETVVDKGTGTNARIPGIKVGGKTGTAQHGVANSANPYAWFISYARLPDGSSPVAVAVVVEDEHANRDDISGGGLAAPIAKKVMEAVINSKK from the coding sequence ATGAACAAGCCCCTGCGCCGGATCGCGATCTTCTGCGGCCTGCTCGTGCTGGCCCTGCTCGTCCGCGACAACTACCTCCAGTACGTCAAGGCCGACAGCCTGCGCACCGACCCGCTCAACCGGCGGGTCGCCATCGAGCGCTACTCCGCGCCGCGCGGCGACATCATCGTGGACGGCAACCCGGTGACCGGCTCGACCGAGGTCAAGCACGGCGACTTCAAGTACAAGCGCACCTACAAGAACGGGCCCATGTGGGCCCCGGTGACCGGCTTCTCCTCCCAGGCCTTCGGCGGCACCCAGCTGGAGAACCTGGACGACGGCATCCTCACCGGCAACGACGACCGGCTCTTCTTCCGCAACACCCTGGACATGATCACGGGCAAGCCGAAGCAGGGCGGCAATGTCGTCACCACGCTCAACGGCGCCGCGCAGAAGGCCGCGTACAACGGTCTGAAGGCGGTCGGCGGCAAGGGCGCGGTCGCCGCGCTCGACCCGGCCACCGGCAAGATCCTGGCGCTGGCCTCGTACCCGTCGTACGACCCCTCGTCCTTCGCGGGGAACACCGACGCCGACGCCAAGGCCAGGAACAAGCTCCTGAAGGAGAACGACCCGGCCGACCCGATGCTCAACCGGGCGCTGCGCGAGACCTACCCGCCGGGCTCCACCTTCAAGGTGGTCACCGCGGCGGCGGCGCTGGAGAACGGCCTGTACACCTCGCCCGACCAGAAGACCAACTCGCCGCTGCCGTACATCATGCCGGGCACCACGACCCCGCTGAACAACGAGGGCAACCTGCCCTGCAAGGACGCGCCGATGCGGGTCGCGCTCCAGTACTCCTGCAACACCGTCTTCGGCAAGATCGGCGCCGACCTCGGCAACGCCAAGATGCTGGCGGAGGCGAAGAAGTTCGGCTTCGACGCGCAGCAGTTCACCCCGGTCCGCTCCAACGCCTCGGTGTTCTCGGACAAGATGAACGCCTCGCAGACCGCGCTGTCCTCCATCGGCCAGTACAACACCGCCGCGACCCCGCTCCAGATGGCCATGGTCGCCTCGGCGGTCGCCGACGACGGCAGGCTGATGAAGCCGTACATGGTGGACGAGCTGGAGGCCTCCAACCTCGACCCGGTGGAGAAGACCAAGCCGCAGGAGATGAGCCGGCCGCTGTCCGCGCAGAACGCGCAGCTCCTGCAGTCGATGATGGAGACCGTGGTCGACAAGGGCACCGGTACCAACGCCCGGATCCCCGGCATCAAGGTCGGCGGCAAGACCGGTACCGCCCAGCACGGTGTGGCCAACAGCGCCAACCCGTACGCCTGGTTCATCTCCTACGCCAGGCTCCCCGACGGCAGCTCCCCGGTGGCCGTGGCCGTGGTCGTCGAGGACGAGCACGCCAACCGCGACGACATCTCCGGCGGCGGCCTGGCCGCGCCGATCGCGAAGAAGGTGATGGAGGCGGTCATCAACTCCAAGAAGTGA
- the pknB gene encoding Stk1 family PASTA domain-containing Ser/Thr kinase, which yields MEEPRRLGGRYELGHVLGRGGMAEVHLAHDTRLGRTVAVKTLRVDLARDPSFQARFRREAQSAASLNHPAIVAVYDTGEDYIDGVSIPYIVMEYVDGSTLRELLHSGRKLLPERAMEMTIGILQGLEYAHRNGIVHRDIKPANVMLTRGGQVKVMDFGIARAMGDSGMTMTQTAAVIGTAQYLSPEQAKGEQVDARSDLYSTGCLLYELLTVRPPFVGDSPVAVAYQHVREEPQAPSVFDPEITPEMDAIVLKALVKDPNYRYQSADEMRADIEACLDGQPVGATAALGAVGYAGYGDEQATTALRPESPAAATAMLPPMNGDDGFGYDDRPDRRRQQPKKSNTSTILLIVAGVLVLIGAILIGKYAFSGHGVDDKPLVPNFVGLSEKDARDTAANVDLKVTVSGRKACEDQPKGMVCSQDPAKGAKVDKNTTVGLVISTGAPKVDVPDVRGIQFDKAEAQLKDKGFDVDRKDVVSTQPPGVVTDQDPQGGTAKQKGTTITLTVAKAEEKVTIPGDVVGKSCDDAKAELQGMGLVPTCNDQPTDNADDDGKVLSINPPAGQQVAKNTPIAVNVGKAQSGQVQVPGIQGKKLGQVKQMLAQAGLSLGNVTGANDDNALVINSNPAPGTQVDQGQSIDVTTIGGGNQGNNGDDGGGNLFGGMDG from the coding sequence ATGGAAGAGCCGCGTCGCCTCGGCGGCCGGTACGAGCTGGGCCACGTGCTCGGCCGTGGTGGCATGGCGGAGGTCCACCTCGCGCATGACACCCGGCTCGGCCGCACGGTGGCGGTGAAGACGCTGCGCGTCGACCTCGCGCGCGACCCGTCCTTCCAGGCCCGGTTCCGCCGGGAGGCCCAGTCGGCCGCCTCGCTCAACCATCCCGCGATCGTCGCGGTCTACGACACGGGTGAGGACTACATCGACGGGGTCTCCATCCCGTACATCGTGATGGAGTACGTCGACGGTTCCACCCTGCGTGAGCTGCTGCACTCCGGCCGCAAGCTGCTGCCGGAGCGCGCCATGGAGATGACCATCGGCATCCTCCAGGGCCTGGAGTACGCCCACCGCAACGGCATCGTCCACCGCGACATCAAGCCGGCCAACGTCATGCTGACCCGGGGCGGTCAGGTCAAGGTCATGGACTTCGGCATCGCCCGTGCGATGGGCGACTCCGGCATGACGATGACGCAGACCGCGGCGGTCATCGGCACGGCCCAGTACCTCTCCCCCGAGCAGGCCAAGGGCGAGCAGGTCGACGCCCGCTCCGACCTGTACTCCACGGGCTGCCTCCTCTACGAGCTGCTGACGGTCCGGCCGCCCTTCGTCGGCGACTCCCCGGTGGCCGTGGCCTACCAGCACGTCCGCGAGGAGCCCCAGGCGCCCTCCGTCTTCGACCCCGAGATCACCCCCGAGATGGACGCGATCGTCCTCAAGGCGCTGGTCAAGGACCCGAACTACCGCTATCAGTCGGCCGACGAGATGCGGGCCGACATCGAGGCGTGCCTGGACGGCCAGCCGGTCGGCGCCACCGCCGCGCTGGGCGCGGTCGGTTACGCCGGCTACGGCGACGAGCAGGCGACCACCGCGCTGCGCCCGGAGTCGCCCGCGGCCGCCACGGCCATGCTCCCGCCGATGAACGGCGACGACGGCTTCGGCTACGACGACCGCCCCGACCGGCGCCGCCAGCAGCCGAAGAAGTCGAACACCTCCACGATCCTGCTGATCGTCGCCGGTGTCCTGGTGCTGATCGGCGCCATCCTGATCGGCAAGTACGCGTTCAGCGGGCACGGCGTGGACGACAAGCCCTTGGTGCCCAACTTCGTCGGCCTGTCCGAGAAGGACGCCCGCGACACCGCCGCGAACGTCGATCTGAAGGTCACCGTCTCCGGCCGCAAGGCCTGCGAGGACCAGCCCAAGGGCATGGTGTGCTCGCAGGATCCGGCGAAGGGCGCGAAGGTCGACAAGAACACCACCGTCGGCCTGGTGATCTCCACGGGCGCCCCCAAGGTGGACGTGCCGGACGTCCGCGGCATCCAGTTCGACAAGGCCGAGGCCCAGCTCAAGGACAAGGGCTTCGACGTCGACCGCAAGGACGTGGTGTCGACCCAGCCGCCGGGTGTGGTCACCGACCAGGACCCGCAGGGCGGAACGGCGAAGCAGAAGGGCACCACGATCACCCTCACCGTCGCCAAGGCGGAGGAGAAGGTGACCATCCCGGGCGATGTCGTCGGCAAGTCCTGTGACGACGCCAAGGCCGAGCTCCAGGGCATGGGCCTGGTGCCGACCTGCAACGACCAGCCGACCGACAACGCGGACGACGACGGCAAGGTCCTGTCGATCAACCCGCCGGCCGGCCAGCAGGTCGCCAAGAACACGCCGATCGCGGTCAACGTCGGCAAGGCGCAGAGCGGTCAGGTCCAGGTCCCGGGCATCCAGGGCAAGAAGCTCGGCCAGGTGAAGCAGATGCTCGCCCAGGCGGGCCTGTCGCTCGGCAACGTCACGGGCGCGAACGACGACAA